The window CGAACTCCATCCTGCGTCTGTTCAAAGTTCAACCGAAAGATGAAGCTACCAGCGCCTACACCCTGGATGAAGTGGCCAACATCGTTGAACAGTCCACCAGGGACGGCATGCTCAGCGACACTACCGGCGCACTCACCGCGGCCTTCGAGTTCACTGCCAAAAAAGTAGCAGACGTCGAAGTTCCCATCGGCGATATGGTGCTGCTGCCCGCATCGGCCACCCCGGCAGACATCCAGTCAGCCGTTGCCGAACACGGCTACTCCCGCTACATCCTCACCAACGACGACGGCGACCCGTCCGGTTACCTGCACCTCAAGGATGTGATGGACCTGACCTCCGCGGAGAAGTTCAACACAGCGGTACCTGCAAAGCGCATCCGACGGCTCGCTTCCGCCTTCAGCGGCAGCGACCTCGAAGATGCGTTGGCGGGGATGCGCCGTACAGGTTCCCACGTCGCACGGGTCTTCGACGCCGAAGGCAACACCACCGGCGTGCTCTTCCTCGAGGACATCATCGAAGAACTTGTCGGCGAAGTCCAGGACGCCACCAGCGCCTGATCACGAGGCCTGGGCATCCTTGGCCGAAAGAGATCAGCGAAACGTCGCTGAACAGATTCAGTAAGGACCGGGGACGGTGCGTCTGACGCTGGTTAAACCGTTCGCAGTTGAGATGGCGGCCGACGTCGCATGGTCGGGTAAGTTCCTTCGGCATCCGTTGGCCTACAGGCGTGTCCGTCCGGAGTTGAATCATAGGACGCTCGGCCCCTAATGGTGACAGGCCAGATGTTACGCTCGGCGTAGCTTATAGGTATACGAATTCAGGGGGAACATGAAGACGTTTCGTGCGCTGGCGATTAAAACGGCGGCTTTTGCCGCTTTAGTCGTCGGTTCAACAATGTTGAGTGTAGCTCCGGCCACGGCGGCACCGACCTCGGAGCCCAGCCCGTGGGTCCCCCCGATTTATGGGGCACCGCACGTTGGGTCAGAGCTGGCCTTAGGGAAAAAAGTCTCGGGACAGTGCTCCAACCCACCGGCCTATCCCCGACCTGAGTTTGTCATTGAATGGCTGAGCAACGGCGTACCGCTACCTGCCGAACGGCAAGGGGACGTCCTCAAGTTGACCCCCGAGGACCGGGGGAACCGCATCTCCATGCACGTCCACCTGACCTGCGAGGAGCCCAGGGACTACTACAGCGCCGAAACGGCACCCATCGCAGCATCGAACCGCGCAATGGGCTGGACCAACCGTGGACACTACGAACTTCTTGGTCGCACTCACGCCGGCGACCTCGTTCTTTACCCCCGGACCTACGAAGCAGAGTATCGATTCAAGGACATGTCCACGGAAGCCCTGTACTACGACGGCTCGTGGGATGAGCCAAGAGTGGTCGGAACGGGCTGGAACATCTTCAACATCGTGTTCTCCCCGGGGGACTTCGACGGGGACGGGTACAACGACGTCCTTGGCCGGGACAGTGCCGGGAAACTGTTTCTCTACCCTGGTGACGGAGACGGCGGCTGGCTACCTCCTCAGCAGGTGGGGGCCGGCTGGCAGATCTTCGATTCCATTATTGGCGCCGGGGATTTCAGCGGTGACGGCAACAACGACGTTCTGGGCCGTGACAGCGCAGGCCGACTCTTCCTTTACCCCGGTGACGGTAACGGTGGCTGGCTCCCTCCTTCACAGGTCGGCTCAGGCTGGCAGATCTTCGACAAGATCGTTCCAGCAGGCGACACAGGTGCCGATGCGGCCGTGGACATCTTCGCCCGGGACCGAGCAGGCGTCCTCCATCAGTATCCAGCCAACGGACAAGGAGGCTGGAAATCCCCAGCTGTTGCGGGCTATGGATGGAGTGTCATGAACGAAATCATCGGTGCCGGGGACTTCAGCCCAGGAGGCAACTATGCCTTTCGCGAATCCACTGCTGACATCACGGGGATCGATCAGGAAGGTGACTTACACCTGTTTGGCGGCGCACGGCCCACCGGGCTCTACGACGGGGATGTCATCGGCACCGGTTGGGACATCTTCAAAAACCTCATCTGATCTTAAGACTCAAAAACCAGATAGGTAGCAGCATCCAGGGACCCTTCTCAACAGAGAAGGGTCCCTGGATGCTGCTGGAGGAATATCGACGTCTTCGAATAAGGGACTCCACCAGGCTCCAGGCCTGAGCTGGAGTCTGGCGAGTGGGCGGGCGATCCCGAATTCGGTGTCATCGTCCAGCACACGAACAGGGTAGGTGGGCCAGAAGAGTGAGCGACGCTTTCTTGTCGGGGCTTCGCAGTACAGTAGAGACATTCGAATATATGTTCGAATGCACGGCGTGTCCCGCACCTGAATCCGGCCACGCGTGCTATTGCCGAGCCAAGGAGTGGAATGTCCAAGCCAGCACTCATGCATCGGATGCAGGAGATCGCCCACGTGGACATCAACTGCTTCTACGCCTCGGCGGAGCGGGCCTTCAACCCAGCGTTGGAGGGCAAACCGTTGATTGTCCTGTCCAACAACGACGGCTGCGCTGTGACCAGATCGCCCGAAGCCAAGAAGCTGGGGATCGGGCTGGGGGAGCCGTGGTTTAAGCTCGCGCCGCGTGCCAAGGAATGGGGGCTCATCGCACTTTCAAGCAACTACGAACTGTACGGAGACATCAGCTCGCGCGTTATGGAGCTCCTGGCCCGGTACTCAGCATGGCAGGAGGTGTACTCCATTGATGAGGCGTTCCTGGGAGTGAAGGGGCAGCCGGATGACCTGCTGGAATTGGGGCGCACCATCAAGGTTGCGTGCCAACGGCATGTGGGGGTGCCCGTGTGCGTGGGGATCGCGCGCACCAAGACTCTCGCCAAGCTGGCCAATAAGTGGGCCAAGCATAATCCTGCCTTCAACGGTGTATGCCGTTGGGACTCCATCCCTGAGGCCCAACGCGAAACACTCATGGCGCGGCTCTCCGTGATCGAGATCTGGGGTGTGGCCAGCAGGCTCACGAAACGCCTGAATGCGATGGGGATCTTCTCGATCCTGGACCTGATCCGGGCCGACCCCGTGGCGTTGCGGGACAAATTCTCCATCGTCATGATGCGCACTGTCTTGGAACTGCAAGGCACACCCTGCATCCCCATGGAGGAAGAACGAATCGGGCGGGACCAACTGATCTTCTCCCGGTCCTTCTCCACGCCCATCACGACGGCCGCGGAGTTACGTCAGGTGCTCAGCGTCTACGGTCAGATGGCCAGTGCCAGGCTGGCCAAGCACGGTCTTCAGGCCAAACTGCTGACTGCCTTTGCCGCAACATCGGTCTACAACCCCAACGACAAATCGTTCCCCACGGTCAACGTCAAACTGCCCATGCCCACCTCGGATCCGGTGCTGCTGACCAAGGCTGCGCATGCGTTGGTCCCCAAAATCCAGGAAGGTGTGAAATACGCCAAAGCCGGGATCATGGTTACCGACCTCCGCCCCAGCGGCAACCAGAAGCCGCTGGAGATCTTCGAAAACCGACACGAGGAGCGTGGGATCGGCCCCCTGCTGGAGCAAGTCAGCAAGCGGTATGGCCGCGGCTCCATCGGCCTGGGCCACGCGGGCATTAAGGGCGGCCCGGACTGGTCCATGAAACGGGACATGCTCAGCCCCCGCTACACCACCAACTGGGACGAACTTCCCCTTGTGAAGGCAGCCTAGCGTGGCCGGGAAAACTGTGGCAGGAAACTTAGGCCCGCAGCCGGTAACCCCGCTTCACCACGGTTTCCACGAGCTTGCCGTCCGGAAGGGAAGACCGCAGCCGGCTTACCGTCATGTCCAGGGCGTGCACAGAACCGCGCAAGTCCAACAGGTCAGACAGCGCTTCCCTGGACAGAACGGCCCCACCCGCGCCCAGCAGCGCTCGCAGCAGCAGGAGGGGAGCCGGTGCAAGGTCCACCACCTCGCCGTTGATCCGCAGGCAGCGGCCACGCAGCTCAATCGTGGCGCTCTTGGTCTCCAGACGGCGCACATGGTTCAGGGACAGGTGCTCCGTCACCAAACGGATCAAGGCACCCATCCGGTAGCGGTCCGGGATCAGCGGGCTCAGCCCGGCGTCCACCAAGGGTTGTGCGGTGACTGGTCCAACAGCAGCAACCGTCACCGGACCCTTGAGTGCTTCGATGAGCTGACGGTACAGGCCCATTTCGTGGGCGGTGCTCCACATTGCGTCTACGGCGGGTGCGCTGGTGAACGTCAGGACGTCGAGGTTCCCGCCCACCACGGCCTCGATCAGGCGCGGCAGCTTGTCTTCGCCGTCGGGCTTGACCCAGCGATACGGCGTGACGGTCAGGACCGTTGCGCCGGACATGCGGAGCCGTTCAAGTTGGCGGACGTCCGTGTACCCGTGCAGCTGCACGGCCACTGTCTTACCGCGCACGCCTTCGGCCAGCAGCATGTCCACCAAGGTGGCGGTGGTTTCGTCACTACTGATTCCGACGTCGGCAAGACCTGCCGCCCGCACGGCACCACGGGCCTTGGGTCCACGGACGAACATGCGGCAGGCAGACAGGGCTTCCAGAAGTTGCTCGCCGATGCCGAAAGAGTCTGCAGCCTCACACCAGCGGCGCATCCCGTACGCCGTGGTGGCGATGCAAATGTCCGGTTTGGCCGCGATGATGGTGCGGGTGTCCTCGATGAGGACCATGTCTTCCTGCACCGGGGCGATCTTCAAGGCAGGGGCGTGCAACACGCTCGCACCGCGGCGCTCCAGTGCCTCGATGAGGTCACGGGAACGGCGGTGCGAGGTGACGCCAATGCGGAAACCATCCAGTGGCGCGTCTACGGCTTCGGAAACTTCCGGCGCGGCAGCAGCGCCCGGGACTTCGATGGCACGTGCAACAGTCATGTGTTCTTACCTTCAGGCTTCAAGGAGCGAAGCCGCGAGTCGGCTAAGTTCAGCGGTTGCTTCGGCATGGTTCCGGTTGGCTTCAGCAACCCGAACCACCTCGCCGATGACCAGTACGGCCGGGTTGGTGCAGCCAGTGGCTGCCGTTTCGATGGTACCGAGGTCAGCGATGGTGGTGCGCTGTCCCGGGCGG is drawn from Arthrobacter sp. 31Y and contains these coding sequences:
- a CDS encoding hemolysin family protein; the encoded protein is MSDYLPGIIWLIVLLVVNAFFVGAEFAVISARRSQIEPKAEAGSKAAKTTLWAMEHATLMLATSQLGITVCSLVILNVSEPAIHHLLEIPLGLTSLSGEAIGIIAFVAALLLVTFLHVVIGEMVPKNISFSVPTRAALILAPPLVVVSKIVKPVIWTLNGIANSILRLFKVQPKDEATSAYTLDEVANIVEQSTRDGMLSDTTGALTAAFEFTAKKVADVEVPIGDMVLLPASATPADIQSAVAEHGYSRYILTNDDGDPSGYLHLKDVMDLTSAEKFNTAVPAKRIRRLASAFSGSDLEDALAGMRRTGSHVARVFDAEGNTTGVLFLEDIIEELVGEVQDATSA
- a CDS encoding FG-GAP-like repeat-containing protein, whose product is MKTFRALAIKTAAFAALVVGSTMLSVAPATAAPTSEPSPWVPPIYGAPHVGSELALGKKVSGQCSNPPAYPRPEFVIEWLSNGVPLPAERQGDVLKLTPEDRGNRISMHVHLTCEEPRDYYSAETAPIAASNRAMGWTNRGHYELLGRTHAGDLVLYPRTYEAEYRFKDMSTEALYYDGSWDEPRVVGTGWNIFNIVFSPGDFDGDGYNDVLGRDSAGKLFLYPGDGDGGWLPPQQVGAGWQIFDSIIGAGDFSGDGNNDVLGRDSAGRLFLYPGDGNGGWLPPSQVGSGWQIFDKIVPAGDTGADAAVDIFARDRAGVLHQYPANGQGGWKSPAVAGYGWSVMNEIIGAGDFSPGGNYAFRESTADITGIDQEGDLHLFGGARPTGLYDGDVIGTGWDIFKNLI
- a CDS encoding Y-family DNA polymerase; the encoded protein is MSKPALMHRMQEIAHVDINCFYASAERAFNPALEGKPLIVLSNNDGCAVTRSPEAKKLGIGLGEPWFKLAPRAKEWGLIALSSNYELYGDISSRVMELLARYSAWQEVYSIDEAFLGVKGQPDDLLELGRTIKVACQRHVGVPVCVGIARTKTLAKLANKWAKHNPAFNGVCRWDSIPEAQRETLMARLSVIEIWGVASRLTKRLNAMGIFSILDLIRADPVALRDKFSIVMMRTVLELQGTPCIPMEEERIGRDQLIFSRSFSTPITTAAELRQVLSVYGQMASARLAKHGLQAKLLTAFAATSVYNPNDKSFPTVNVKLPMPTSDPVLLTKAAHALVPKIQEGVKYAKAGIMVTDLRPSGNQKPLEIFENRHEERGIGPLLEQVSKRYGRGSIGLGHAGIKGGPDWSMKRDMLSPRYTTNWDELPLVKAA
- a CDS encoding uroporphyrinogen-III synthase, with product MTVARAIEVPGAAAAPEVSEAVDAPLDGFRIGVTSHRRSRDLIEALERRGASVLHAPALKIAPVQEDMVLIEDTRTIIAAKPDICIATTAYGMRRWCEAADSFGIGEQLLEALSACRMFVRGPKARGAVRAAGLADVGISSDETTATLVDMLLAEGVRGKTVAVQLHGYTDVRQLERLRMSGATVLTVTPYRWVKPDGEDKLPRLIEAVVGGNLDVLTFTSAPAVDAMWSTAHEMGLYRQLIEALKGPVTVAAVGPVTAQPLVDAGLSPLIPDRYRMGALIRLVTEHLSLNHVRRLETKSATIELRGRCLRINGEVVDLAPAPLLLLRALLGAGGAVLSREALSDLLDLRGSVHALDMTVSRLRSSLPDGKLVETVVKRGYRLRA